One genomic segment of Corallococcus silvisoli includes these proteins:
- a CDS encoding imidazoleglycerol-phosphate dehydratase, whose protein sequence is MSTSTTVVRETKETQVKVELARGSGVARVDTGLKFLDHMLATFARYAGLDLTLHARGDLRHHLMEDVAITLGTAVQRIIPATAARYGERTLPMDDALVQACLDAGGRFYYRGPLKSRLYEHWMRSFCEHSRITLHLRVLRGRDSHHLTEAAFKALGLALRDAMVDSGVVFSMKGSVSLEVT, encoded by the coding sequence ATGAGTACGAGCACCACGGTCGTCCGGGAAACGAAGGAGACACAGGTCAAGGTCGAACTGGCGCGCGGCTCGGGCGTGGCCCGCGTGGACACGGGGCTCAAGTTCCTTGATCACATGCTCGCCACCTTCGCGCGCTACGCGGGCCTGGACCTGACGCTGCACGCGCGGGGTGACCTGCGGCACCACCTGATGGAGGACGTGGCCATCACCCTGGGCACCGCTGTCCAGCGCATCATCCCCGCCACCGCGGCGCGCTATGGCGAGCGCACCCTGCCCATGGACGACGCGCTGGTGCAGGCCTGCCTGGATGCCGGCGGACGCTTCTACTACCGAGGACCGCTGAAGAGCCGGCTGTATGAGCACTGGATGCGCTCCTTCTGCGAGCACTCGCGCATCACGCTTCACCTGCGCGTGCTTCGCGGCAGGGACAGCCACCACCTCACCGAGGCGGCCTTCAAGGCGCTGGGGCTCGCGCTGCGCGACGCGATGGTGGACTCAGGTGTCGTCTTCAGCATGAAGGGCAGCGTCTCCCTGGAGGTGACGTGA
- the hisF gene encoding imidazole glycerol phosphate synthase subunit HisF, with product MLRRRLIVCLDVKGGRVVKGVRFEGLRDVGDPVELARRYEDAGADEMTFLDISASAEERETLWDLVRRTAERLFIPLTVGGGVRTVEDVGRALRAGADKVSINSAAVATPELLTGCAQRFGAQCVVASIDVKREGERYRVYTHGGRRPTNLDAVDWAKECVRRGAGEVLLTSIDRDGARSGYDLDLTRAVAEAVEVPVIASGGAGHAEHVRDALTLGSADAALVAGILHDGLTTVGALKSLLRDTGLPIRSTT from the coding sequence ATGCTCCGCCGCCGACTCATCGTCTGCCTGGATGTGAAGGGCGGCCGCGTGGTGAAGGGCGTGCGGTTCGAGGGCCTGAGGGATGTGGGCGATCCGGTGGAGCTGGCGCGGCGCTACGAAGACGCCGGCGCGGACGAGATGACCTTCCTGGACATCTCCGCGAGCGCCGAGGAGCGTGAGACCTTGTGGGACCTGGTGCGGCGCACGGCGGAGCGCCTGTTCATCCCGCTCACCGTGGGCGGAGGCGTGCGCACGGTGGAGGACGTGGGGCGGGCGCTGCGGGCAGGCGCGGACAAGGTGAGCATCAACTCCGCGGCGGTGGCCACGCCGGAGCTGCTGACCGGCTGCGCGCAGCGCTTCGGCGCCCAGTGCGTGGTGGCCAGCATCGACGTGAAGCGGGAGGGTGAGCGCTACCGTGTGTACACGCACGGTGGCCGGCGTCCCACAAACCTGGACGCGGTGGACTGGGCGAAGGAGTGCGTCCGGCGCGGGGCGGGGGAAGTGTTGCTCACCAGCATCGACCGGGACGGCGCGCGTTCCGGGTACGATCTGGACCTCACCCGCGCGGTGGCGGAGGCCGTGGAGGTCCCCGTCATCGCCTCCGGAGGCGCGGGCCACGCGGAGCACGTGCGTGATGCCCTGACCCTCGGCTCGGCGGACGCCGCCCTGGTGGCGGGCATCCTCCATGACGGCCTCACCACGGTGGGTGCCCTGAAATCGCTGCTGCGCGACACCGGCCTTCCCATCCGGAGCACGACATGA
- the hisN gene encoding histidinol-phosphatase, whose protein sequence is MTVDPRDLMQAAADVARKAGDVAREFFRSGIAVDTKSDGTPVTVADRTAEWTARQWLEERFPEDGILGEEFGESRPGARRRWILDPIDGTKTFIRGVPLWGTLIAVAEGERILAGAAYFPAVNELLVASPGLGCFWNGSATRVSAQDSLSQAVVLVTDERFLQNPAKGAAWRELSRQASLSRTWGDCYGYLLVATGRAEVMVDEGLSPWDAAALQPIIEEAGGVFTDWKGARTAFGGDGIATNAALAARVREVLGAGVRP, encoded by the coding sequence ATGACCGTGGACCCCAGAGATCTGATGCAGGCCGCCGCCGACGTGGCGCGCAAGGCCGGTGACGTCGCGCGCGAGTTCTTCCGCAGCGGCATCGCCGTGGACACCAAGAGCGATGGAACCCCCGTGACGGTGGCGGACCGCACCGCCGAGTGGACCGCGCGCCAGTGGTTGGAGGAGCGCTTCCCGGAAGACGGCATCCTGGGCGAGGAGTTCGGCGAGTCTCGGCCGGGCGCGAGGCGCCGGTGGATCCTGGATCCCATCGACGGCACGAAGACGTTCATCCGGGGCGTGCCGCTGTGGGGCACGCTCATCGCGGTGGCCGAGGGCGAGCGCATCCTCGCGGGCGCCGCGTACTTCCCCGCGGTGAACGAACTGCTCGTCGCCTCTCCAGGCCTGGGCTGCTTCTGGAACGGCTCCGCCACGCGCGTGTCGGCGCAGGACTCGCTGTCCCAAGCCGTGGTGCTCGTCACCGACGAGCGCTTCCTCCAGAACCCCGCGAAGGGCGCCGCGTGGCGCGAGCTGTCCCGTCAAGCCTCCCTCTCCCGCACGTGGGGGGACTGTTACGGCTACCTCCTGGTCGCCACCGGCCGCGCGGAGGTCATGGTGGACGAGGGCCTGTCGCCGTGGGACGCGGCGGCGCTGCAGCCCATCATCGAGGAGGCGGGCGGCGTCTTCACCGACTGGAAGGGGGCGCGCACGGCGTTCGGCGGAGACGGCATCGCCACCAACGCGGCGCTGGCGGCGCGCGTGCGCGAGGTGCTGGGCGCGGGAGTCCGGCCATGA
- the hisIE gene encoding bifunctional phosphoribosyl-AMP cyclohydrolase/phosphoribosyl-ATP diphosphatase HisIE, translated as MTLDLSALNFDKGQGLVTVVTQDARSGDVLMVAHADREALERTLATGEMHYRSRTRGLWHKGATSGNTQKVISLRADCDGDAVLARVRKAGPACHTGAETCFGEGRWDALAHLDATLASRAAGPQAEGEKPGYTRRLLADRNLRLKKLGEEAAELVTACADADPLRAAEEAADVLFHVLVAVRPLGLTLEDVKAVLAARARLNQK; from the coding sequence ATGACGCTGGACCTGTCCGCGCTGAACTTCGACAAGGGCCAGGGCCTCGTCACCGTGGTGACGCAGGACGCGCGCTCCGGAGACGTCCTGATGGTCGCGCACGCGGACCGCGAGGCGCTGGAGCGAACGCTCGCCACGGGTGAGATGCACTATCGCTCCCGAACGCGCGGCCTGTGGCACAAGGGCGCCACCAGCGGGAACACCCAGAAGGTCATCTCGCTCCGCGCCGACTGCGACGGCGACGCGGTGCTCGCGCGCGTGCGGAAGGCCGGCCCCGCGTGCCACACCGGCGCGGAGACCTGCTTCGGTGAAGGCCGCTGGGACGCGCTCGCGCACCTGGACGCGACGCTGGCCTCGCGCGCCGCCGGCCCTCAGGCGGAAGGGGAGAAGCCTGGCTATACCCGGCGCCTGCTGGCGGACCGGAACCTGCGCCTGAAGAAGCTGGGCGAGGAGGCCGCGGAGCTCGTCACCGCCTGCGCGGACGCGGACCCCCTCCGGGCCGCCGAGGAGGCCGCCGACGTGCTCTTCCACGTGCTCGTCGCGGTGCGTCCCCTGGGCCTGACCCTGGAGGATGTGAAGGCCGTGCTGGCCGCTCGCGCCCGCCTGAATCAAAAGTGA
- a CDS encoding DofB protein encodes MTSTYQSELIDRVLFSRWHNPPTKDDVAAIMAQMEEATQRLGSNVLYIASISPKAKVPDATERAHLNQMVAEGRRYCEQSWLVYEGTDLQHNLQRVIISGVLILTRTFDNYLSVAKSADAIVKDVSTALKRDATSIFKQARDRGLIA; translated from the coding sequence GTGACTTCCACGTACCAATCCGAACTCATCGACCGCGTGCTGTTCTCTCGGTGGCACAACCCGCCGACGAAGGACGACGTCGCGGCCATCATGGCGCAGATGGAAGAGGCGACGCAGCGGCTGGGCTCGAACGTGCTGTACATCGCGTCCATCAGCCCGAAGGCGAAGGTTCCGGACGCGACGGAGCGCGCGCACCTGAACCAGATGGTGGCGGAGGGCCGACGGTACTGTGAGCAGTCCTGGCTGGTGTACGAGGGCACGGACCTGCAGCACAACCTCCAGCGCGTCATCATCTCGGGCGTGCTCATCCTCACGCGCACGTTCGACAACTACCTGTCGGTCGCCAAGTCCGCGGACGCCATCGTCAAGGACGTCTCCACGGCGCTGAAGCGGGACGCGACGTCCATCTTCAAGCAGGCGCGCGATCGCGGTCTGATCGCCTGA
- the lpdA gene encoding dihydrolipoyl dehydrogenase — protein MAETFDVVIIGSGPGGYVGAIRAAQLGLKTAIIEKDKRLGGTCLHRGCIPTKSLLWTASLFHHIKESSDFGIDVANPTVNWANAQKHKDKVVTKGANGIDFLMKKNKITVVKGHGRIAAKGKVEVTAEDGSKQTLETKNIIIATGSVPKSLPNVQVDHKRVMNSDSILTIDRIPKSIIVLGAGAVGCEFASVFNHVGSKTAIVEYMPALLPIEDADVSKELDKIFRRRGIDVHTGAKVEKVEHTADGVRVTMTVGSETKTLEAEILLSAVGRSPVTEDVGLNKTSIQTDRGFIKVDTLCRTTEPNVYAIGDVIPTPMLAHMASAECVMVVEHIAGKNPAPINYDLTPSATYCYPEVASVGLTEKKAKERGYDVKVGIAPFGAVTKSAISNESIGMIKIVSDRKYDEVLGIHIIGPHATELLAEACVAMKLEITTEELAHTIHAHPTLSEIMHEGAEATLGHPLHF, from the coding sequence GTGGCTGAGACTTTCGACGTGGTGATCATCGGCTCGGGTCCTGGTGGCTATGTGGGCGCCATCCGCGCGGCCCAACTCGGGCTGAAGACGGCCATCATCGAGAAGGACAAGCGCCTGGGTGGCACCTGTCTGCACCGCGGATGCATCCCCACCAAGTCGCTCCTGTGGACGGCGTCGCTCTTCCACCACATCAAGGAGTCGTCCGACTTCGGCATCGACGTGGCGAACCCCACCGTGAACTGGGCCAACGCCCAGAAGCACAAGGACAAGGTCGTCACCAAGGGTGCCAACGGCATCGACTTCCTGATGAAGAAGAACAAGATCACGGTCGTGAAGGGCCATGGTCGGATCGCCGCCAAGGGCAAGGTGGAGGTGACGGCGGAGGACGGCTCCAAGCAGACGCTGGAGACGAAGAACATCATCATCGCCACGGGCTCCGTGCCCAAGTCCCTGCCGAACGTGCAGGTGGACCACAAGCGGGTGATGAACAGTGACTCCATCCTGACCATCGACCGCATCCCCAAGAGCATCATCGTCCTGGGCGCGGGCGCGGTGGGCTGCGAGTTCGCCTCCGTGTTCAACCACGTGGGCAGCAAGACGGCCATCGTGGAGTACATGCCCGCGCTGCTCCCCATCGAGGACGCGGACGTCTCCAAGGAGCTGGACAAGATCTTCCGCCGCCGCGGCATCGACGTGCACACCGGCGCCAAGGTGGAGAAGGTGGAGCACACGGCGGACGGCGTGCGCGTCACCATGACGGTGGGCAGCGAGACGAAGACGCTGGAGGCGGAGATCCTCCTGTCGGCGGTGGGCCGCTCGCCCGTCACCGAGGACGTGGGCCTCAACAAGACGAGCATCCAGACCGACCGCGGCTTCATCAAGGTCGACACGCTCTGCCGCACCACGGAGCCCAACGTCTACGCGATTGGCGACGTCATCCCCACGCCGATGCTGGCGCACATGGCCAGCGCCGAGTGCGTGATGGTGGTGGAGCACATCGCCGGGAAGAACCCCGCGCCCATCAACTACGACCTGACCCCGTCGGCCACGTACTGCTACCCCGAGGTGGCGTCCGTGGGCCTCACGGAGAAGAAGGCCAAGGAGCGCGGCTACGACGTGAAGGTGGGCATCGCCCCCTTCGGCGCCGTGACCAAGTCGGCCATCTCCAACGAGTCGATCGGCATGATCAAGATCGTCTCCGACCGCAAGTACGACGAGGTGCTGGGCATCCACATCATCGGGCCGCACGCCACGGAGCTGCTCGCCGAGGCCTGCGTCGCGATGAAGCTGGAGATCACCACCGAGGAGCTGGCCCACACCATCCACGCGCACCCGACGCTCTCCGAGATCATGCACGAGGGCGCCGAGGCCACGCTGGGCCACCCGCTGCACTTCTAG
- a CDS encoding helix-turn-helix transcriptional regulator, whose product MRADRLVHLLMRLQSRPRSTVGELARELQVSGRTVHRDLDALSTAGVPVYATRGAAGGVALMEGWRTQLTGLTRPELQALATVGAPGALEDLGLSTPLRTGLVKLAAALPALQQPALEHARQRLHVDASGWFTGREPLPHLGKLRDAAWQDRRVSLSYRDFDGAGSRRTVDPYGLVIKADRWYLVAGTAKGPRVFRGARIGNVRLVAQGFTRPPGFDLPTFWKDWCARFAVERPRYDVTLRCTEDGAASLRRVRPPADGERLTQAPAARGGTRKVTLDFERESIAVSQLCEVGAGVEVLAPASLRQRLAALAASLQALYGGPGQDGPGRRARQTR is encoded by the coding sequence ATGCGCGCGGATCGCCTCGTCCATCTGTTGATGCGCCTTCAATCCCGGCCCCGCAGCACCGTGGGCGAGCTGGCGCGCGAGCTTCAGGTCTCCGGCCGCACCGTGCACCGCGACCTGGACGCGCTCTCCACCGCGGGCGTCCCCGTGTACGCCACGCGAGGCGCGGCCGGAGGCGTGGCGCTGATGGAGGGCTGGCGCACGCAGCTCACCGGCCTCACCCGCCCGGAGCTCCAGGCCCTGGCCACCGTGGGAGCCCCCGGAGCCTTGGAGGACCTGGGCCTGTCCACGCCGCTGCGCACCGGCCTGGTGAAGCTGGCGGCGGCGCTCCCCGCCCTCCAGCAACCCGCGCTGGAGCACGCGCGCCAGCGCCTCCACGTGGACGCCTCTGGCTGGTTCACGGGCCGCGAACCCCTGCCCCACCTGGGCAAGCTGCGCGACGCGGCCTGGCAGGACCGCCGCGTGTCGCTGAGCTACCGGGACTTCGACGGCGCGGGCTCCCGCCGGACGGTGGACCCCTATGGGCTCGTCATCAAGGCGGACCGCTGGTACCTGGTCGCGGGGACGGCCAAGGGCCCCCGCGTCTTCCGGGGCGCTCGCATCGGGAACGTGCGCCTCGTCGCCCAGGGCTTCACCCGCCCTCCGGGCTTCGACCTGCCCACGTTCTGGAAGGACTGGTGCGCGAGGTTCGCCGTCGAGCGGCCCCGCTACGACGTCACGCTCCGGTGCACGGAGGATGGGGCCGCGTCGCTGCGGAGGGTGCGTCCCCCGGCCGACGGCGAGCGCCTGACCCAGGCACCCGCGGCACGCGGTGGGACGCGGAAGGTGACGCTGGACTTCGAGCGGGAGTCCATCGCGGTCTCCCAGCTGTGCGAAGTCGGAGCCGGCGTGGAGGTGCTGGCCCCGGCGTCGTTGCGGCAACGGCTGGCCGCGCTGGCGGCCTCACTCCAGGCGCTCTACGGCGGGCCCGGCCAGGACGGGCCGGGCCGCCGTGCGCGCCAGACCCGCTAG
- a CDS encoding SDR family oxidoreductase, producing the protein MKPLEGQVVLVAGATRGAGRGIATMLGAAGATVYCTGRSVRGQPASGVGRPETIEETAEQVTALGGRGIAVRVDHLVEAEVEALCQRIRSEAGKLDVLVNDIWGGESLHELGAPFWKQSPRNARLMFERAIVTHIVTSRHAVPLMLERDRGLIVEVTDGDHFGYRGGVAYDLTKMAVIRLAFAMSRDLRRTNVTALAVTPGFLRSEEMLDGFGVTEANWRDAAKQVPDFIASETPSYVGRAVAALAADPRVHQRAGRVFASWTLAREYGFTDLDGSQPHWAEHFERAYGKPYPLADDAAYASWLGGAIETVCPDWPLD; encoded by the coding sequence ATGAAGCCACTCGAGGGACAGGTGGTCCTGGTCGCGGGAGCGACGCGGGGCGCGGGCCGGGGAATCGCGACGATGTTGGGGGCGGCGGGCGCCACGGTGTACTGCACCGGGCGCAGCGTGAGAGGCCAGCCCGCGAGCGGGGTCGGCCGGCCGGAGACGATCGAGGAGACCGCGGAGCAGGTCACCGCGCTGGGCGGCCGGGGCATCGCGGTGCGGGTGGATCACCTGGTGGAGGCGGAGGTGGAGGCGCTCTGTCAGCGCATCCGCTCGGAGGCGGGGAAGCTGGACGTGCTCGTCAACGACATCTGGGGCGGGGAGTCGCTGCACGAGCTGGGGGCTCCGTTCTGGAAGCAGTCGCCTCGGAACGCGCGGCTCATGTTCGAGCGCGCGATCGTCACGCATATCGTCACCAGCCGCCACGCGGTGCCGTTGATGCTGGAGCGCGACCGGGGCCTCATCGTGGAGGTGACGGATGGGGACCACTTCGGGTACCGGGGCGGCGTCGCGTACGACCTGACCAAGATGGCCGTCATCCGGTTGGCCTTCGCGATGTCGAGGGACCTGCGCCGCACGAACGTCACGGCGCTGGCGGTGACACCGGGGTTCCTGCGCTCGGAGGAGATGTTGGACGGGTTCGGCGTGACGGAGGCGAACTGGCGCGACGCCGCGAAGCAGGTGCCGGACTTCATCGCCTCGGAGACGCCGTCGTACGTGGGCCGCGCGGTGGCGGCGCTCGCCGCGGATCCGCGCGTACACCAGCGGGCGGGGCGCGTCTTCGCGTCGTGGACGCTGGCGCGTGAATATGGCTTCACGGACCTGGATGGCTCCCAGCCGCACTGGGCCGAGCACTTCGAGAGGGCCTATGGGAAGCCGTACCCCCTCGCGGACGACGCGGCCTATGCCTCGTGGTTGGGGGGAGCCATCGAGACGGTGTGTCCGGACTGGCCGCTGGACTGA